One Athene noctua chromosome 30, bAthNoc1.hap1.1, whole genome shotgun sequence genomic region harbors:
- the TNS2 gene encoding tensin-2 isoform X3, producing MKRPGAVGTLLRALGRRDGTDTPRQPPAPHSFREKVFRRGGACAACGETLGPQGLVCRVCKITSHKRCEAKVTSPCQALPPPELRRNTAPARRSEHLGSTKSLNSTRQRNTLPRSLSLEQVMERPFDFDLTYVTERIICLRFPRRLEESRYRGHLRDVAQMLSSRHREHYALFNLSEKRRDITRLNPKVQDFGWPDLHAPPLDKLCSICKAIEGWLRAHPQHVAVLHCKGSKGKTGVIVAAYMHYSKVSASADQALGTLSMRKFCEEKVAAALQPSQRRWGPGGPQLGAGVQGAGSCGC from the exons aTGAAGCGCCCGGGCGCGGTGGGGACGTTGCTGCGGGCGCTCGGTCGCCGCGACGGCACCGACACG ccccggcagccccccgcaccccacaGTTTCCGAGAGAAGGTTTTCCGGCGGGGGGGGGCGTGCGCTGCCTGCGGGGAGACCCTCGGCCCCCAGGGCCTCGTCTGCAGAG tgtgCAAGATCACCAGCCACAAGAGATGCGAGGCCAAG GTGACATCGCCGTGCCaagctctgcccccccccgagctg AGGAGGAACACGGCCCCCGCGCGACGCAGCGAGCACCTG GGTTCCACCAAGTCCCTCAATAGCACCCGGCAGCGGAACACCCTGCCCAg GAGCCTCAGCCTGGAGCAGGTGATGGAGCGACCCTTCGATTTCGACCTGACGTACGTGACGGAGCGGATCATCTGCCTCCGCTTCCCGCGGCGGCTGGAGGAGTCCCGCTACCGCGGGCACCTGCGCGACGTGGCCCAGATGCTGAGCTCCCGCCACCGCGAGCACTACGCG CTCTTCAACCTGTCGGAGAAGCGCCGGGACATCACCCGCCTCAACCCCAAG GTGCAGGATTTTGGGTGGCCGGACCTGCACGCCCCCCCCCTGGACAAGCTCTGCTCCATCTGCAAGGCGATTGAGGGGTGGCTGCGGGCGCACCCCCAGCACGTCGCCGTGCTGCACTGCAag ggcAGTAAGGGCAAGACGGGCGTCATCGTGGCAGCCTACATGCACTACAGCAAGGTGTCGGCCAG tgCCGACCAGGCCCTGGGCACCCTGAGCATGAGGAAGTTCTGCGAGGAGAAGGTGGCGGCCGCCCTGCAGCCCTCCCAGAGgaggtgggggccgggggggccacagctgggtgctggggtgcagggtgctgggagctgtgggtgctga
- the TNS2 gene encoding tensin-2 isoform X1, giving the protein MKRPGAVGTLLRALGRRDGTDTPRQPPAPHSFREKVFRRGGACAACGETLGPQGLVCRVCKITSHKRCEAKVTSPCQALPPPELPALPPQRRNTAPARRSEHLGSTKSLNSTRQRNTLPRSLSLEQVMERPFDFDLTYVTERIICLRFPRRLEESRYRGHLRDVAQMLSSRHREHYALFNLSEKRRDITRLNPKVQDFGWPDLHAPPLDKLCSICKAIEGWLRAHPQHVAVLHCKGSKGKTGVIVAAYMHYSKVSASADQALGTLSMRKFCEEKVAAALQPSQRRWGPGGPQLGAGVQGAGSCGC; this is encoded by the exons aTGAAGCGCCCGGGCGCGGTGGGGACGTTGCTGCGGGCGCTCGGTCGCCGCGACGGCACCGACACG ccccggcagccccccgcaccccacaGTTTCCGAGAGAAGGTTTTCCGGCGGGGGGGGGCGTGCGCTGCCTGCGGGGAGACCCTCGGCCCCCAGGGCCTCGTCTGCAGAG tgtgCAAGATCACCAGCCACAAGAGATGCGAGGCCAAG GTGACATCGCCGTGCCaagctctgcccccccccgagctg CCCGCTCTGCCCCCCCAGAGGAGGAACACGGCCCCCGCGCGACGCAGCGAGCACCTG GGTTCCACCAAGTCCCTCAATAGCACCCGGCAGCGGAACACCCTGCCCAg GAGCCTCAGCCTGGAGCAGGTGATGGAGCGACCCTTCGATTTCGACCTGACGTACGTGACGGAGCGGATCATCTGCCTCCGCTTCCCGCGGCGGCTGGAGGAGTCCCGCTACCGCGGGCACCTGCGCGACGTGGCCCAGATGCTGAGCTCCCGCCACCGCGAGCACTACGCG CTCTTCAACCTGTCGGAGAAGCGCCGGGACATCACCCGCCTCAACCCCAAG GTGCAGGATTTTGGGTGGCCGGACCTGCACGCCCCCCCCCTGGACAAGCTCTGCTCCATCTGCAAGGCGATTGAGGGGTGGCTGCGGGCGCACCCCCAGCACGTCGCCGTGCTGCACTGCAag ggcAGTAAGGGCAAGACGGGCGTCATCGTGGCAGCCTACATGCACTACAGCAAGGTGTCGGCCAG tgCCGACCAGGCCCTGGGCACCCTGAGCATGAGGAAGTTCTGCGAGGAGAAGGTGGCGGCCGCCCTGCAGCCCTCCCAGAGgaggtgggggccgggggggccacagctgggtgctggggtgcagggtgctgggagctgtgggtgctga
- the TNS2 gene encoding tensin-2 isoform X2, translating into MGRGGGGWCWAQPCCSRPPGTPKPRQPPAPHSFREKVFRRGGACAACGETLGPQGLVCRVCKITSHKRCEAKVTSPCQALPPPELRRNTAPARRSEHLGSTKSLNSTRQRNTLPRSLSLEQVMERPFDFDLTYVTERIICLRFPRRLEESRYRGHLRDVAQMLSSRHREHYALFNLSEKRRDITRLNPKVQDFGWPDLHAPPLDKLCSICKAIEGWLRAHPQHVAVLHCKGSKGKTGVIVAAYMHYSKVSASADQALGTLSMRKFCEEKVAAALQPSQRRWGPGGPQLGAGVQGAGSCGC; encoded by the exons ccccggcagccccccgcaccccacaGTTTCCGAGAGAAGGTTTTCCGGCGGGGGGGGGCGTGCGCTGCCTGCGGGGAGACCCTCGGCCCCCAGGGCCTCGTCTGCAGAG tgtgCAAGATCACCAGCCACAAGAGATGCGAGGCCAAG GTGACATCGCCGTGCCaagctctgcccccccccgagctg AGGAGGAACACGGCCCCCGCGCGACGCAGCGAGCACCTG GGTTCCACCAAGTCCCTCAATAGCACCCGGCAGCGGAACACCCTGCCCAg GAGCCTCAGCCTGGAGCAGGTGATGGAGCGACCCTTCGATTTCGACCTGACGTACGTGACGGAGCGGATCATCTGCCTCCGCTTCCCGCGGCGGCTGGAGGAGTCCCGCTACCGCGGGCACCTGCGCGACGTGGCCCAGATGCTGAGCTCCCGCCACCGCGAGCACTACGCG CTCTTCAACCTGTCGGAGAAGCGCCGGGACATCACCCGCCTCAACCCCAAG GTGCAGGATTTTGGGTGGCCGGACCTGCACGCCCCCCCCCTGGACAAGCTCTGCTCCATCTGCAAGGCGATTGAGGGGTGGCTGCGGGCGCACCCCCAGCACGTCGCCGTGCTGCACTGCAag ggcAGTAAGGGCAAGACGGGCGTCATCGTGGCAGCCTACATGCACTACAGCAAGGTGTCGGCCAG tgCCGACCAGGCCCTGGGCACCCTGAGCATGAGGAAGTTCTGCGAGGAGAAGGTGGCGGCCGCCCTGCAGCCCTCCCAGAGgaggtgggggccgggggggccacagctgggtgctggggtgcagggtgctgggagctgtgggtgctga
- the ZNF740 gene encoding zinc finger protein 740 — translation MGAVGAVALHPDSEKPRSRKEDETAEVSQPKKSIKKAGGGQNGSFQLGIPKNFICEHCFGAFRSSYHLKRHILIHTGEKPFECDVCDMRFIQKYHLERHKRVHSGEKPYQCERCMQSFSRTDRLLRHKRMCQGCQTKTPDSQLLL, via the exons atgggtgctgtgggtgctgtg GCTCTCCACCCGGACAGCGAGAAACCCCGCAGCCGCAAAGAGGACGAGACGGCCGAGGTGTCGCAGCCGAAGAAATCCATTAAAAAGGCAG GTGGTGGACAAAACGGTTCCTTCCAGCTGGGGATCCCCAAAAATTTCATCTGCGAGCACTGCTTCGGCGCCTTCCGCAGCAGCTACCACCTCAAGAGACACATCCTCATCCACACCG GCGAAAAACCTTTCGAGTGCGACGTCTGTGACATGCGCTTCATCCAGAAATACCACCTGGAACGTCACAAGCGCGTCCACAGCGGGGAGAAACCCTACCAGTGCGAGCGCTGCATGCAG AGCTTCTCCAGGACAGACCGGCTGCTGAGACACAAACGAATGTGCCAAGGTTGCCAAACCAAGACCCCCGACTCGCAGTTGCTGCTCTAG
- the ITGB7 gene encoding integrin beta-7: protein MGRAGGLLLLPLLLVAPGGAGAGSCEPQATCEACVRSHPRCAWCEDPDFTRGGQAEATRCAPREALELAGCPPGAVVEPRGGVRVLEDEELRPGGAQGGPPIQLRPQSVQLLLRPGEERSFRVRFRRAGGHPVDLYYLMDLSYSMRDDLAHVRRLGRDLLAALRNVTPSVRIGFGSFVDKPVLPYVSTAPEKLRNPCPGRHEACDPPTAFRHVLSLTGDAAAFAERVGRQRVSGNMDAPEGGLDAIMQVALCQDRIGWRPATRLLLFASDDTFHTAGDGKLGGVVLPSDTRCHLDASGVYTKSHLYDYPSVGHVAQVLSAANIQPIFAVTGPTVPIYQELSRLIPKSVVGELREDSSNVVQLIADAYNSLSSTVELQHSPLPPGISLSYESHCGGPPGPPSSHGGLCSGVRVNQEVTFTVRVRAGACLGSRQRVGLRVLGFAEELSLELGTLCGCSCTQRQPRDPPCHGGTFRCGVCSCPSGRRGRRCECEEAAAAAAEARGGCLPPNSTGPPCSGRGRCVCGACECPPGLSGRFCQCDSGGCERHGGLLCGGPQRGECVCGRCRCREGFGGRGCGCPLDPRGCLRGGRECSGHGRCVCGTCRCQPGYGGPLCGHCPACPTPCQRLRDCADCVALGGGAAAGELQPRLRPRHHPAAPRGPPGPPRLVPGDHRGRPRPPLPHRGGGSEEEDEDGEVTVTVWVEEGGTIDLEKLVAGLVAGLVALGLVALGLSRLSLELYDRREYRRFQRECQRARWNENNPLFKSATTTTVNPRYLPE, encoded by the exons ATGGGGCGAGCGGGGGGGCTCCTGTTGTTGCCGCTTCTGTtggtggccccggggggggccggggcag GGTCCTGCGAGCCCCAGGCGACCTGCGAGGCGTGTGTCCGCTCCCACCCGCGATGCGCCTGGTGCGAGGACCCG GATTTCACACGGGGGGGGCAGGCAGAAGCCACCCGCTGCGCCCCGCGGGAGGCCCTGGAGCTCGCTGGGTGCCCCCCCGGCGCCGTGGTGGAGCCCCGCGGCGGCGTGAGGGTGCTGGAGGATGAGGAGCTGCGCcccgggggggcgcagggggggccCCCAATCCAGCTGAGGCCCCAGAGTGTCCAGCTGCTCCTACGGCCCG GGGAGGAGCGGAGCTTCCGGGTGCGGTTCCGGCGGGCGGGGGGTCACCCCGTGGATCTCTACTACCTGATGGACCTCTCGTACTCCATGAGGGACGACCTGGCCCACGTCCGCCGCCTGGGCCGCGACCTCCTGGCCGCGCTGCGCAACGTCACCCCCTCCGTCCGCATcg GTTTCGGTTCTTTCGTGGACAAACCGGTGCTGCCCTACGTCAGCACGGCGCCGGAAAAACTCCGGAATCCTTGTCCGGGCCGACACGAGGCCTGCGACCCCCCCACCGCCTTCCGCCATGTTCTGTCCCTCACCGGCGACGCCGCGGCCTTCGCCGAACGCGTCGGGCGCCAGCGAGTCTCCGGCAACATGGACGCGCCCGAGGGCGGCCTGGACGCCATCATGCAGGTGGCCCTGTGCCAG GATCGCATCGGCTGGCGCCCCGCCACCCGCCTGCTGCTCTTCGCCTCCGACGACACTTTCCACACGGCCGGCGACGGGAAACTGGGCGGCGTCGTCCTGCCCAGCGACACCCGCTGCCACCTCGACGCCAGCGGCGTCTACACCAAGAGCCACCTCTAT GACTACCCCTCGGTGGGACACGTGGCCCAGGTGCTTTCGGCCGCCAACATCCAGCCCATCTTCGCCGTGACGGGACCCACCGTCCCCATCTaccag GAGTTGAGCCGTTTGATCCCCAAGTCGGTGGTGGGGGAACTGCGGGAGGATTCCAGCAACGTGGTGCAGCTCATCGCCGACGCCTATAAT AGCCTCTCGTCCACGGTGGAGCTGCAGCACTCGCCGCTGCCCCCCGGCATCAGCCTCAGCTACGAGTCCCACtgcgggggcccccccggcccccccagttCCCACGGTGGCCTCTGCTCCGGCGTCCGCGTCAACCAGGAg gtgacctTCACGGTGCGGGTGCGGGCGGGCGCCTGCCTGGGGTCCCGGCAGCGGGTGGGGCTGCGGGTGCTGGGCTTCGCCGAGGAGCTGAGCCTGGAGCTGGGCACCCTCTGCGGGTGCTCCTGCACCCAGCGccagccccgggaccccccctGCCACGGCGGCACCTTCCGCTGCGGCGTCTGCAG ctGTCCCAGCGGCCGCCGGGGCCGTCGGTGCGAGtgcgaggaggcggcggcggcagcggcggaggCGAGGGGGGGGTGTCTGCCCCCCAACAGCACGGGGCCCCCCTGCAGCGGGAGGGGCCGGTGCGTCTGCGGCGCCTGCGAGTGCCCCCCCGGGCTGAGCGGGAGGTTCTGCCAGTGCGACAGCGGCGGCTGCGAGCGCCAcggggggctgctctgcggaG GCCCGCAGCGGGGCGAGTGCGTGTGCGGGAGGTGCCGGTGCCGCGAGGGCTTTGGGGGCCGCGGCTGCGGGTGCCCCCTGGACCCCCGGGGGTGCCTGCGGGGGGGCCGCGAGTGCAGCGGCCACGGGCGCTGCGTCTGCGGGACCTGCCGCTGCCAGCCCGGCTACGGGGGACCCCTCTGCGGCCACTGTCCCGCCTGTCCCACCCCCTGCCAGCGCCTCCG GGACTGCGCCGACTGcgtggccctgggggggggggccgctGCGGGGGAACTGCAGCCGCGCCTGCGCCCGCGTCACCACCCGGctgctccccgcggcccccccggacccccccggctGGTGCCGGGAGACCACCGAGGACggccgcgtcctcctcttcctcatcgaggggggggcagcgaggaggaggatgaagacgGGGAGGTGACAGTGACTGTCTGGGTTGAAGAAG GTGGGACAATAGACCTGGAGAAGCTGGTGGCCGGGCTGGTGGCCGGGCTGGTGgccctggggctggtggccctGGGACTGTCCCGCCTGTCCCTGGAGCTCTACGACCGGCGGGAATACCGGCGCTTCCAGCGGGAATGCCAGCGCGCCCGCTGGAACGAG AACAACCCCCTCTTCAAGagtgccaccaccaccaccgtcaACCCCAGGTACCTGCCGGAGTGA